CTCGAAACGGGATATCACCTGTTCCCTGTACACCCGAACCGATGACGGGCGGACGAATGCCACGGTATGGGACGCATCGCTTGCGCCCTTCGGGAAGGCGGAGCGTGTGTTCGCGCGAACGATGGGCGTGCCGGGATATACCGCCATTCGCCTCGAGGCACGCGAGGGCGGGAGACTCCTACGGACGGAATACAGCGGCATCGCTGCGGTCAACAAGGTTCCTAATTACGGGAAGCCGGACCCGTCGAGTTTTTTCGGGACCATGCATGTGTGGATGGACCCCGAAGCGAACGAGCGCATCGGTGTGAAGAACATGCGTGAGTTCGTCAGGCTCGGGACCATGCCGAAGAAGCCCGAGGATGTGCATTGGCGGGTATTCGACGAGCGCATCGACAGTGCGTTTAAGCGGCATATGCAGGTCGTCATCTGTCTTGAACCCCATGTCACACCGGGACTCCATTCACCGCCGCTGCCCGAATATAAATGGAGAACACCGAAGGAATTGGCCTCGCCGGAGAACATCGCGGATTGGCGCGATTTCGTCCGGCTTGCCGTTACGAGATATAAAGATAAGGCTGCCGCCGTCGAGATAGGCAATGAGAACGATATTCAAATGTGGCATTTCAACCGCTATACGCTCGCGGAGGCCGCCGAGTATTACGCCGTGCTCGTGCGTGAAGCGGCGCCGATAATTCGCTCCATTGCACCGAACATGTTCATTTCCATGAATACTGCCGGCAGGGATTTCAGCATTCCCGAGGGGCATGAGAAGTCGGATCAACCGGGAAATTTTCTTTTCACGAAAGCGGTGTTCGACAAGGTTGGAACTCACTTTGATATGATATCATCGCATCCCTATGCATTGAATGCGGTCATCGGGAAGAGCGCAATACCGCAAATGCCCGATGATATGCCGCTTAAGGGGATATTCCAGAAAACGCTCGACTTCATGGCTTCCTACGGCCGTCCGCGGCGGTTCTGGTCCACCGAGCTCGGCTGGCAGGTGAAAGTGGACGATGTGGCCGATACGCAGTACGGACTGTACGCGACGATACCCGCGCAGGCGCACCTCATCGCGAAATCGGTGCCGGGTGTCGATAAGCTCTTCTGGTTCATCTTCAGCTGGGATTCTCCGCCGGAAGGCATCGGCAAAATGAATCTCTTCAACAAAGCGGCAAGCGGTGTGTATTACCCCACGCCGGCCGCGGCGACCTATGCGGCGGCCGCGTATATGCTGCACCGCACAAAACCGGTGAAAGACATCTCGCTCGATCCGATGCTGACCGCTTATCGTTTTGATAGCCTTGACGAAGACATGACCGTCCTCGCCCTCTGGTCGAAACGCGACGGGGAATATATCTACACAGCCGCGCTGCCTTCCGGTACGACAGCGGTCAATGGATACGGCAGGAACATTGAGGATATTGCGGCGATACCGTTCAACCGCACGCCGATCTATATAGCCGCGAAGAAAAAAGATGCGGACGCGTTAGAGCGATCTCTCTCTCAGGGCAGGATAAAAGCGGCGATACCGGTACACATCGCGCGCGCATACCCCTCCTCGCGTACCGAGGTCAAAGTGACGCTCGAGAACCCGGTGGATAGCCCCATTACGGCGGAAGTGATAGCCGGCGGCAGAACGAAGAGCGTGCCGATAGCCGGGGGGAAGAGCGAATCGCTTTCATTCGCCGTGGATGCATCGGCAGCATCGTTCGATATCGACGTCATCGCGGACGGCGTTCGGCAGACGAGGACCGTATCGCTCGATCTCATATCCGTCGCATCCATATCGAGGCCGGTGCTTGACGGCGTTCTCACGGAGATAAAGACGCTTACACCCATGGTGCTCAACAGCCGTGCGTTCATTACACCGGGTGATGCGCCATGGAATGGACCGGACGATCTCTCGGTAAGGGCATACTTCGCGCAAAATAGCGATGGGCTGTATTTTGCCGCCGAGGTCGATGACAGCGTGCATTTCGCAAAGGATGATGCCGCCGGGAATTTCTGGCGCTCGGACAGTGTGCAGCTTGCCATCGACTACGAGGGCGATTCCACCATCGGCTATGATGAGAATGACAGGGAGATCGGGTTCGTGCTCGGGGAGAGCGGCTCCAAGGCGTACGTGTACCGGGCGAAACCGAAGATCTCCATCGTGCCGCTTGCAGATTCATTCGCGGCAAAACGTGACGGAAAAAGAACGATCTACGAGGCGTTCATACGCTGGAAGGACCTCGGCTATGACGCACCCGCGCCGGGGAAGGTGATGTCGCTTAACTTCATCGTCAATGAGAACGACGGGCAGGGGCGCGCGCATTGGATGGGGCTTACCCCGGGCATAGGCGAGGCGAAGACGCCGGGAAGCTATAAAGAATTCGTTTTTTCAGCGAAGCAGTAGAAAAGGATATATCATGCCTGTACCATACCGATGTCTGTATAACCATGAACTTCTCATCCTGTTCACCACACGATCCCCCTATCAGACCTATCGCGAGAATGTGAAGCCCGAGCAGGCCACGGGATATGTGCGGGAATTGAAAGGCACCGCCGTCGATGCGCTCATGATATGCCCGACGGCATGGAAAATGCCGCTCTACGTATCGGATGTCGACCCGCGATGGAAAGAGCTCAAGCCCGCAGCCGAGCCGCTTCCGGAAAGCGATTGGAGATACGGCGACAAGGTCTACTGGCGTGTACGGAGGTACATGGCAACGGGTGCCGACCCGGTGGAGCTATCCGTGCGAACGGCGAATGAATGCGGCATTACGCCGTTCATATCGTACCGGATGAATGAAATGCATTACAACGAAAAACCTGATTATCCGACACACAGCGATTTCTGGCGAAGCAATTATCGCACGAAAGGCCTTCCGAACGGCGGGCTTGATTACTCTCATCCCGAGGTCCGCGACTGGTATACGCGGATACTTTTTGAATTGATCGACAAGTACGATGTCGGCGGCATCGAGCTCGATTTCTGCCGCTTCCCTAGTTTTTTCCCCGAATCCAAGGCGATCGAGCATATGCCGCTCATGACCGATCTTGTCCGCGGCATCCGGAAAAAACTCGATGATACGGCTCGTGCGCGTGGGAGGGAACTCGCGCTGTGTGTCCGCGTTCCCCGTTCCATTGACGCCGCGCGCGGTATCGGTCTTGACGTGGCGAGTTGGTGCCGTGCCGGTGTAGTCGATATGCTGAATGTATCGCCGTTCGCTTTTTTCACCGCCGACATCGGCATTGAAGAGTATAAACGGCACGCCGGGAAGGTGCCGGTATACGGTGAAATGCAGTTCAATACGTTCCTCGGCGAGACACCCTGGCATTTCAGACAAACAGTGTTCCGACACACGACGAAGGCGATGTATGAAACCGCAGCGTATGACTTCCTGAAACGCGGCGCTGACGGTGTGAGCTTCTTCAATTTCTGCTACACGCGCGACCATTCGTTCTCCGATCCGCGGCTCAAGCGTTACCCCGGTACCGAGCCGCCGTTCGACATATTATCGCATATAACCGATTGTGAGTATCTTGCCGATCGGCCGAAACACTACATGCTTCCCCGTGCCCCATGGCCTGCAAATTGCGGCGAGAATACGTCGGGAATACCGGCGAGGCTTTCCCCCGGCGTACCCGTACCGGTACGACTGCACATTGCCGATGACATGAACGCCGGCCATTCGTTCATCCGTGCAATGCTTCGTCTCGAATCCGATTCTGACATCGTCGGACATGATCTCGAAGTTGTTATCGCCGGAAAGAAATGCGCGCCGACGTTCGGTCCCGGAGAATTGTTCCCGCCGCAGTCGGCGAACGCGCTGCCGCGCTATGAGAATCTCCTTTTTTACGATGTGCCGCTTTCGGTGCTGACGCAGGGGATGAATGAGTTCTCGCTTGAGAGCCGTGCCCCGCGCGAGTGGAGTAAGTGGCATATCGATATCATTGGGATGGAATTAGCGCTCTATCGGTGATCGCCGCATCGCCTGGATGATTTCCCTGAGGACGTGAAAGCGGCTGCTCGGATGTAACGGATCCGCCCGACTCGTACGAGACCGTCGCGAAAAGATAGAACAAGGGGTCGCGACCCCTTGTTCTCAGCGATATTGATGCTGTTATAATAGGCACGATACATCGTGGCAGGTGATCTGCAATTTCGCGACAGCCTGTGTGCGTATCTTCCCTTTCGCGGGAAAAATGATATCATCCTCGGACTTTCAGTAATCGAGGATACCGATGAAACTTTCATGCATGTTCACCGACCACGCCGTTCTTCAGAGGAATAGCCCCGTGCCTGTATGGGGGTGGACAAAACCCCTTGCTGCCGTGCGCGCGAAGATGGGGGCATACGAAGCGCAGACGCTCTCCGGTGCCGACGGAAAATTCGTTCTTCGATTCCCGCCCATGCCGGCCGGCGGACCGTATACGCTCACGGCATCGTCGGATGAGGGAGCTGTGACGGTAAAGGACGTTCTCATCGGAGAAGTGTGGCTTGCGTCCGGGCAATCGAACATGGAATGGAAGCTTGCAGGCTGCGGCAAAGCGGGCGAGGATGAAGCGCGAGGTGCGAACCATCCGAGACTGCGCATGATCAATTTCCCTAAAGTGACGCATCTTTCCCGTCAAACCGATATCGAGGCGTCGTGGGACGTGTGCACGCCGTCGTCGGTACTCGCCTTCTCCGCGGTGGGATATTATTTCGCCAAGCGGCTTATGGATACGCTTGACTGCGCCGTGGGCATCATCAACTCATCCTGGGGCGGAACGTACATCGAGGCATGGACGAGTCGCGAGACGCTCGTGAGAAACCCCGATATGTCCGCGCTCGTTCACCGGTATGAAGCGAACGTGAATTCCCCCGCATTCTGGGCTGCGGGTAATGAGAATAAAGACCCGTTCCCTGCCGATCCGGGCAACACGGGCGAAGCGAAGGGATGGGCAAAAGCAGAATTC
This genomic window from Spirochaetota bacterium contains:
- a CDS encoding sugar-binding protein, whose amino-acid sequence is MRQCIIACICTAMLWPTPAVELLFDGSLKNTGALSGEAVFVNPVSGEEAAVVNGVLDLTATKGSFAEKDEAHGGSVQMPVTGFLGASGITISGVFRASIVDDLPRRIVSLKPFIDVYAQGGAVVAAVTGSKDTKWLSTKIAAARGERVFFAVVIDAAQGKVFVYKGTGGLVKTHEDNIPEGVSLRDGIIEIGNLNKSRPWNGTIDSVRVWPIAAGEAELAAVYEKEKKASSAQRTASRILFENFDLLSEASVRGAWRSGITRMNGSARISLAADGAEKCLRMDYRFAECKENPAVNLARKFTPAAISGVSFDMNVSHTGGDIKLHIEDASGQLHQAVVSVKTPNTWQTVFFPFTTEMFRAHYHGANDGKFHFPLKSFRIDMYKGSLADGVDGHYLLKNIALMGAAVTDETSIFLNIENDLPSGVAFIGEKATYRIIAANALDSKRDITCSLYTRTDDGRTNATVWDASLAPFGKAERVFARTMGVPGYTAIRLEAREGGRLLRTEYSGIAAVNKVPNYGKPDPSSFFGTMHVWMDPEANERIGVKNMREFVRLGTMPKKPEDVHWRVFDERIDSAFKRHMQVVICLEPHVTPGLHSPPLPEYKWRTPKELASPENIADWRDFVRLAVTRYKDKAAAVEIGNENDIQMWHFNRYTLAEAAEYYAVLVREAAPIIRSIAPNMFISMNTAGRDFSIPEGHEKSDQPGNFLFTKAVFDKVGTHFDMISSHPYALNAVIGKSAIPQMPDDMPLKGIFQKTLDFMASYGRPRRFWSTELGWQVKVDDVADTQYGLYATIPAQAHLIAKSVPGVDKLFWFIFSWDSPPEGIGKMNLFNKAASGVYYPTPAAATYAAAAYMLHRTKPVKDISLDPMLTAYRFDSLDEDMTVLALWSKRDGEYIYTAALPSGTTAVNGYGRNIEDIAAIPFNRTPIYIAAKKKDADALERSLSQGRIKAAIPVHIARAYPSSRTEVKVTLENPVDSPITAEVIAGGRTKSVPIAGGKSESLSFAVDASAASFDIDVIADGVRQTRTVSLDLISVASISRPVLDGVLTEIKTLTPMVLNSRAFITPGDAPWNGPDDLSVRAYFAQNSDGLYFAAEVDDSVHFAKDDAAGNFWRSDSVQLAIDYEGDSTIGYDENDREIGFVLGESGSKAYVYRAKPKISIVPLADSFAAKRDGKRTIYEAFIRWKDLGYDAPAPGKVMSLNFIVNENDGQGRAHWMGLTPGIGEAKTPGSYKEFVFSAKQ